The Tamandua tetradactyla isolate mTamTet1 chromosome 5, mTamTet1.pri, whole genome shotgun sequence genome window below encodes:
- the LOC143684261 gene encoding uncharacterized protein LOC143684261 — MEERDQILLEARKQVPGQDGRPTQLQHVIDDWFLLRRPNWDPNTSEGREHLSIYRQTLVAGLRAAARRPTNLAKAVSLGKSPAVPVAAALHLLPARRQQNSASISGGRLRLRPPPPGTDS, encoded by the exons atggAGGAGCGAGATCAgatcctactggaagccaggaagcaagttcctggacaagatgggagacccacccaactccagcatgtcatcgatgATTGGTTCCTGCTGCgccgccctaattgggacccgaacacctctgaaggtagggagcatctgtccatctatcgccagactctagtagcgggtctccgagcagccgcacgccggcccaccaatttggccaag gctgtgagccttggaaaaagcccagcggttcctgtggcggcagctctccacctcctaccagccaggagacaacagaactccgcatcaatatcaggtgggagacttcgtctacgtccgccgccaccaggtacagactcttga